One genomic window of Micromonospora sp. WMMD1128 includes the following:
- a CDS encoding ricin-type beta-trefoil lectin domain protein produces MRGPIERVVAAVALALAATAVAPTPAGAATAEATATEAATEAAAVTPEPVVSRPPMGWASWNTFAAKINYNVIKAQVDSLVSSGLAAAGYEYVNIDEGWWQGTRDAAGNITVDTAEWPGGMSAIADYIHSKGLKAGIYTDAGRDGCGYYYPTGRPAAPGSGSEGHYDQDFLAFSRWGFDFVKVDWCGGSAEGLNPRTAYQAISDSIARATAQTGRPMVLSVCNWGVQSPWDWAPGMSTMWRTSGDIIYYGQQPSMDRVLANFDSAQHPAAQSVGHYNDPDMLVAGMPGFSAAQNRTHLSLWAISGAPLLAGNNLTTMSAETRAILGNPEVVAIDQDPLGRQGVKVAEDAAGLQVYSKVLATGGRRAVMLLNRTGSTANITTRFADLGLGASATVRNVWSATDLGARTTSYTASVPAREAVLLVVTGTENPGGGARTGSLVGRQSGRCLDINNFATTNGTQAQLWDCTGASNQTWTYTAGRQLMIYGNKCLDAYNAGTTNGTRVVIWDCNGQANQQWNVNSDGTIRGAQSGLCVDASGAATANGTKILLWTCGTADNQRWNWR; encoded by the coding sequence ATGAGAGGTCCGATCGAGCGGGTCGTGGCGGCCGTGGCCCTCGCCCTGGCCGCGACGGCGGTGGCGCCGACGCCGGCCGGGGCGGCCACGGCGGAGGCGACCGCGACCGAGGCGGCGACCGAGGCGGCAGCCGTGACACCCGAGCCGGTGGTGAGCCGGCCACCGATGGGGTGGGCGTCGTGGAACACGTTCGCCGCGAAGATCAACTACAACGTGATCAAGGCGCAGGTCGACAGCCTCGTGTCCAGCGGCCTGGCCGCCGCCGGCTACGAGTACGTCAACATCGACGAGGGCTGGTGGCAGGGCACCCGGGACGCCGCCGGCAACATCACCGTGGACACCGCCGAGTGGCCCGGCGGGATGAGCGCCATCGCGGACTACATCCACAGCAAGGGCCTGAAGGCGGGCATCTACACCGACGCCGGCCGCGACGGCTGCGGCTACTACTACCCGACCGGCCGGCCGGCGGCGCCCGGCTCGGGCAGCGAGGGCCACTACGACCAGGACTTCCTGGCGTTCTCCCGGTGGGGCTTCGACTTCGTCAAGGTCGACTGGTGCGGCGGCTCCGCCGAGGGGCTCAACCCCCGCACCGCCTACCAGGCCATCAGCGACTCGATCGCCCGCGCCACCGCGCAGACCGGCCGGCCGATGGTGCTGTCGGTCTGCAACTGGGGCGTGCAGAGCCCGTGGGACTGGGCACCCGGCATGTCCACCATGTGGCGCACCAGCGGCGACATCATCTACTACGGCCAACAGCCGTCCATGGACCGCGTGCTGGCGAACTTCGACTCCGCGCAGCACCCCGCCGCGCAGAGCGTCGGCCACTACAACGACCCGGACATGCTCGTCGCCGGCATGCCCGGGTTCAGCGCGGCCCAGAACCGCACCCATCTGAGCCTGTGGGCGATCTCCGGCGCCCCACTGCTCGCCGGCAACAACCTCACCACCATGTCCGCGGAGACCCGGGCCATCCTCGGCAACCCGGAGGTCGTCGCCATCGACCAGGACCCGCTGGGCCGCCAGGGCGTCAAGGTCGCCGAGGACGCCGCCGGGCTCCAGGTCTACAGCAAGGTGCTCGCCACCGGCGGCCGGCGGGCGGTGATGCTGCTCAACCGCACCGGCTCGACGGCGAACATCACGACCCGCTTCGCCGACCTCGGGCTGGGCGCCAGCGCGACCGTGCGCAACGTGTGGAGCGCCACCGACCTGGGCGCCCGCACGACCAGCTACACCGCGAGCGTCCCCGCCCGCGAGGCCGTCCTGCTCGTCGTCACCGGCACCGAGAACCCCGGCGGCGGCGCCCGCACGGGTTCGCTCGTCGGCCGGCAGTCCGGCCGGTGCCTGGACATCAACAACTTCGCCACCACCAACGGCACCCAGGCCCAACTGTGGGACTGCACCGGCGCGAGCAACCAGACCTGGACGTACACCGCCGGCCGGCAGCTCATGATCTACGGCAACAAGTGCCTCGACGCGTACAACGCCGGCACCACGAACGGCACCAGAGTGGTCATCTGGGACTGCAACGGTCAGGCCAACCAGCAGTGGAACGTCAACTCCGACGGGACGATCCGGGGCGCGCAGTCCGGCCTGTGCGTCGACGCGTCCGGGGCGGCCACCGCGAACGGCACGAAGATCCTGCTCTGGACGTGCGGAACGGCCGACAACCAGAGATGGAACTGGCGGTAG